The region CACCACCGCAAGCGGAAAGCGCCAGACTTGCCGTCAGCAGCGCGAAGCAAAGTTTCTTATTGAGGGTCTTCATGTTTCTTGTGTTCCGTGAAATCGATATGCCGCGTTACTGCAGATCGTCTGCACGGACATTCGCGGGGACGAGGCGCGGCAGAACGGCCTTGCCGAAGAAGTTTCCCGCCCGGCCTGCGGACTCGATCTGAAAATCGCCGTTGCGTTCGATCAACGGACCGGTGCCGCGCGCGCGTCCCGCACCAGCGGAGACAGCGTTCGGAAAGTAGCTGCCGAGTAGCACAACCATGTCGGGGCGCACCGGCCCTTGCCACGTGACAGCAAAGACGACATTGGTAGGCAGCACGTATTCGCGAATCCTGACGCCGTCGGTGTCATATGATTCGCGCACGCTATAGGTTGCGGTGGATGTAGAAGAGGCATTAGACGCTGCCGATTGGAGCAAGGACTTCGGGGCTGAACCTGCACCCGGTGCCCCGCCCAATGCCGCATACGACGCGTGCGGCAAAAGAGCCGACACGGCCAGCACGAACTTTACAAATTTCATCACATTGCTCCAAAAAACAGGTCGGAGCATGGTGCCTGCGGGCGATTAATGAGAGGCTCTGAAAAGTCCCAACGGTGAGTAGGAAACACCGATGCGATTCGGCCGCTTCTGCGCGGCGGCAGGAGGTAGAAAAGCGCGGGAGACAGAAAGCAGGAGACAGGCGCCTCGCGACGC is a window of Paraburkholderia phytofirmans OLGA172 DNA encoding:
- a CDS encoding DUF2844 domain-containing protein, translating into MKFVKFVLAVSALLPHASYAALGGAPGAGSAPKSLLQSAASNASSTSTATYSVRESYDTDGVRIREYVLPTNVVFAVTWQGPVRPDMVVLLGSYFPNAVSAGAGRARGTGPLIERNGDFQIESAGRAGNFFGKAVLPRLVPANVRADDLQ